From the Humulus lupulus unplaced genomic scaffold, drHumLupu1.1 SCAFFOLD_1066, whole genome shotgun sequence genome, the window TTGAAATAGGAGGTTCACGATAGTATTCCTGTTGATGTAAATTatcaattaataatattttaatatagtcCAATTCAGATCTTGTGCGGATGGATTCAAAGTTTATAAGATAAGAACAAGGAGCATTGACTTGTCCTATTTATCAAAAAGAGAATATACATAAATAAGCATCTATTCCCTGCTGTAGTTTCACGAAGATTACGTGGTAACTGGTAACACAAGTCTGCCGGATTTTATTATGATATAATAATTAAGTTTGCGTACTAATGAAtcttcatttaattataagctagTTGGCTAGTTTACAATATAAAAACAACTAATCTTTTCtgtattaataattaaataatacaatAACGAATCCAATATAACGACACGTAGTAGAAGTTTGAATCATTGTTGCAAGTTGCCAAAACTCAAAGCAAGAATACAATGAAACGAATAAGGAGCTGTACACTTTCAAGCTAAGCTCCAAAaacgaagttttttttttttttatcaaacaaaATGAAGCTTCTTTAAAATAATTATGTACGTACACACACCACACACCACACACCACACTCCCTCTCCTCACTCCTCACTCCTCACTCCTCACTCCTCACTCCTCACTGTACTCGTAGTAGTGATAAATTGACTTTTCAGCTTCCACTTTTTATTATTAGAATATATTTTTGGTTTGTTTTTTTTgggatttatttttgtttttattttgctACATGAGGAAATTTCCTTCAAAACTAAAATTTCCATAGATATCAAGTGGACCAAATGGGAACACCAGTCACGACGTCACTCGAGTGATGTTTCCCCACCGGAACTCCAACCACCGTAGCCTTCGACGAAGAAGATGAATTCGCGCACGATCGATAGTCCGGTGCCGCCGGAAATTTCGTTTTCACAGACAAATTGATAGTCCCGTTTCTTTCGCTTTTCCGATCCCTCAGTCTGTAACTCAGAAAGTGCAAGTGATTATCAGGTAGATATCCACCGGAAAAGTCTGATATCGGAACGGTAGCCGTTCCGACGATTCTGACCCCGGTCATAGTTTTGCAGTATACCTCGACGGTCAATGCCGCTGCTTGGACCGGGAATTCTAGGACGAGTTTCTCGTTCCAGTTTGGGTTACTCCCGCCATTGGTGTCGATCTCCGTCGACCGGAAATCGCTTCCGCCGTTGGATCGGACGACGACGAAGGCGTTTTTCTTGATTGATCTCCGGTCGATCTGAAGGTTTTCACCTGATAAGACAGTGATTTCGACAGCTCGCGATGAGGAGATAACCTTGGCCATTGTGGGTATGGGAATATGTATTTGTGCGATGTAGCAATTTTTCGGGAGAGGTACTGAGGTTATATGTAGTTTATACTTTGTAagataaaattattgaaattctAAGTGAAGTTTGGTTGGTGTATGTATTTATAGGTTGATGGAAAGAAAGTGAAAGTGTTGGGAAACTTTGtgtatttgaaataaataaataatgatactTATATTCCGCTTATAAATTTTAATACGCTATACGTATAAAAATTTGTTATATTctgatacttttttttttaactcttcCATGAAATATGAGGCAATTTTATTTGACACTTTCTTTTATGTTAAGCCATTCtacattaaatttattaatgttttACAGACCTTACTCCAATAATTAATCTAATATATTGGAATGAAGTCTGTCTAAATatcaataaatataaatttaagaagaaattaatcaattaattgggAGTTTTTTTTAAATCTTCAATGAATTATGAGaaactattttataaaatgagAAAAAGAAATTCTTCAAattatattcaaataataactgcaattattattatttttaataaatatacataCCCTGTATAAGCTAGAAAGAACCCGAAAAAATtatcataaaaattaaaatacttgATCAAACATAGACGATTCAAATATATCATTTAAACTTGTATATACACATAATTTTCTATTTAT encodes:
- the LOC133811508 gene encoding BON1-associated protein 2-like, which codes for MAKVISSSRAVEITVLSGENLQIDRRSIKKNAFVVVRSNGGSDFRSTEIDTNGGSNPNWNEKLVLEFPVQAAALTVEVYCKTMTGVRIVGTATVPISDFSGGYLPDNHLHFLSYRLRDRKSERNGTINLSVKTKFPAAPDYRSCANSSSSSKATVVGVPVGKHHSSDVVTGVPIWST